One stretch of Ipomoea triloba cultivar NCNSP0323 chromosome 8, ASM357664v1 DNA includes these proteins:
- the LOC116026804 gene encoding probable inactive receptor kinase At5g67200 has product MAAAAELVVLVVAILQLFGISVSISDHSPAASALFIHSDASALLAFKEKADLDGKLIGFSSDNSSGVAFCQWSGVRCGRGRVVRVVFQGVGLSGGFAPGTLSELDRLRVLSLRRNLLTGPIPDLSGLGRLKFLFLDHNLFSGAIPPSISDLRRLRTLDLSHNQLAGPVPDGINGLDQLENLRLESNLLNGPVPPLNLTNLETFNISLNRLSGPVPVTLTLSRFNNSSFFSNKGLCGKIVGKECHSVQPFFPRSISAAKPPPPTAALSQNAAAQNAAGLYSVRKKPSNKSFIIIAVSAMGSLALVCAILCFALATRKMAGGGNQISSSSARKPPPESSSSAADRVATRIEEEEEEKAKKVKEGMLKMGKSGNLVFCAGEAAAYTLEQLMTASAELLGRGTMATTYKAVLDNRAVVCVKRLDAGKVGGTNKDDFERHMESVGKLRHPNLVALRAYFHANEERILVYDYHRNGNLHSLIHGTAKPLHWTSCLKIAEDVAQALSYIHQAWRLVHGNLKPSNILLGSDFEACLSDYCLSVLAAPISDDEDQIPNSAAYKAPELRRSNRHRRPTTKSDVFSFGVLLLEILTGKPPPEHPFLPPEEMAEWVRAVREDGGGGENGDRTEMILEVGLACRISSPEQRPDMWQVLKMIQEIKDGVIMEDCQEMDLLITGT; this is encoded by the exons atggcggcggcggcggaattAGTAGTATTAGTGGTGGCAATACTGCAACTCTTTGGAATTAGTGTTTCTATTTCTGATCATTCGCCGGCGGCGTCTGCTTTGTTTATCCATTCAGATGCCTCTGCATTGTTGGCGTTCAAGGAGAAGGCGGATTTGGACGGGAAGCTTATTGGGTTTTCTTCGGATAATAGCTCCGGCGTGGCGTTTTGTCAGTGGAGTGGAGTTCGGTGTGGTCGAGGGAGGGTTGTGAGGGTTGTTTTTCAAGGGGTGGGTCTTTCCGGCGGATTTGCGCCGGGAACTCTGTCGGAGCTTGATCGGCTCCGGGTACTGAGTCTCCGGCGGAACTTGTTAACGGGACCAATTCCCGATCTTTCCGGTTTGGGTCGCCTGAAATTCCTGTTTCTTGACCATAATTTGTTTAGCGGCGCGATTCCGCCGTCGATTTCTGATCTCCGGCGGCTCAGAACGCTCGATCTCTCCCACAACCAGCTCGCCGGACCCGTCCCGGATGGAATCAACGGTCTAGATCAGCTGGAGAATCTCCGGCTGGAATCCAATCTTCTCAACGGTCCCGTCCCGCCTCTCAACCTCACTAATCTCGAGACATTTAACATTTCGCTCAATAGACTCTCCGGTCCGGTTCCGGTTACCCTGACTTTATCCCGGTTCAATAACTCATCATTTTTCTCCAACAAAGGACTCTGCGGTAAGATAGTCGGAAAAGAATGCCATTCGGTTCAGCCATTTTTTCCCCGGTCTATCTCCGCCGCAAAGCCGCCGCCGCCCACGGCGGCGCTCAGTCAAAACGCGGCGGCACAAAACGCTGCCGGGCTATACAGCGTCAGGAAAAAACCGTCCAACAAATCCTTTATCATCATCGCGGTTTCAGCTATGGGCTCTTTAGCACTCGTTTGCGCAATCCTCTGTTTCGCCCTGGCCACCAGAAAGATGGCCGGCGGCGGCAATCaaatctcctcctcctccgctcGAAAACCGCCACCGGAGTCTAGCAGCAGCGCCGCCGATAGGGTGGCGACGAGAatcgaggaggaggaggaagagaagGCTAAGAAAGTGAAAGAAGGAATGTTGAAAATGGGGAAGAGCGGGAACTTAGTGTTCTGCGCGGGCGAGGCGGCGGCGTACACGCTGGAGCAGCTGATGACGGCGTCGGCGGAGCTTCTTGGGAGAGGAACAATGGCGACGACGTACAAGGCGGTGCTGGATAACCGGGCGGTGGTTTGCGTGAAGAGATTGGACGCCGGAAAAGTGGGGGGCACGAATAAGGATGATTTTGAACGGCACATGGAATCGGTGGGCAAATTGAGACATCCCAATTTGGTTGCTCTAAGAGCTTATTTTCATGCCAATGAAGAGAGGATTTTGGTGTATGATTACCACCGCAATGGCAACCTTCATTCTCTTATCCATG GTACAGCGAAGCCGCTACACTGGACATCATGCCTGAAAATAGCGGAGGATGTAGCGCAAGCGCTCTCTTACATCCACCAAGCATGGCGCCTAGTCCACGGCAACCTCAAACCCTCAAACATCCTCCTCGGATCCGACTTCGAGGCCTGCCTTTCCGACTACTGTCTCTCCGTCCTCGCCGCCCCCATCTCCGACGACGAAGACCAAATCCCCAATTCCGCCGCCTACAAGGCCCCCGAACTCCGCCGCTCAAACCGCCACCGCCGCCCCACCACCAAGTCCGACGTTTTCTCCTTCGGCGTTCTCCTGCTAGAGATCCTCACCGGGAAACCCCCGCCGGAGCACCCGTTTCTCCCGCCGGAGGAAATGGCGGAGTGGGTGAGGGCCGTCAGGGaagacggcggcggcggagaaAACGGGGACCGGACGGAAATGATCCTTGAAGTGGGTTTGGCTTGCCGGATTAGCTCGCCGGAGCAGCGGCCGGATATGTGGCAAGTGTTGAAGATGATACAGGAGATCAAAGATGGTGTGATCATGGAAGACTGTCAAGAAATGGACCTACTTATTACAGGGACTTAA
- the LOC116027940 gene encoding probable WRKY transcription factor 7, which yields MAVELMMGYGNDGFAVKIEETAVQEAATAGLKSVENLIRLLSNSPECGDGFSASVSETPPAEAEFQAAALANAAVTKFKKFISLLDRTRTGHARFRRGPVGNQAGLEGKKIDQEPEPEPAAPAADASEKPLSGSKIYCTTPIQRLPPLPHHHFVKNGSAANDRKESATTISFSGTGAAASPAGSFISSLTGDTDSLQPSLSSGFQITNLSQVSSAGGRPPLSTSSLKRKCNSMDDVTLKCGSAGGSASGRCHCPKKRKSKVKRIVRVPAISLKMADIPPDEYSWRKYGQKPIKGSPHPRGYYKCSSVRGCPARKHVERALDDPTMLIVTYEGEHHHSHSITDPPPAMILESS from the exons ATGGCTGTGGAATTGATGATGGGTTATGGGAATGATGGATTTGCTGTGAAGATTGAGGAGACCGCCGTGCAGGAGGCGGCTACCGCTGGGTTAAAGAGCGTTGAGAATCTTATTAGGTTGCTTTCTAATTCGCCGGAGTGTGGGGATGGATTTTCTGCTTCGGTGTCGGAGACGCCGCCGGCGGAGGCGGAGTTCCAGGCGGCGGCGTTGGCTAACGCCGCCGTCACGAAGTTTAAGAAGTTTATTTCGTTGCTGGACCGGACCCGGACCGGGCATGCCCGGTTCAGGAGAGGGCCGGTTGGGAATCAGGCCGGGTTGGAAGGGAAGAAAATAGATCAGGAACCGGAACCAGAACCGGCGGCTCCGGCGGCCGATGCATCGGAAAAGCCGCTTAGTGGGTCGAAAATCTACTGCACAACGCCAATCCAACGGTTACCGCCGCTTCCCCACCACCACTTCGTGAAGAACGGATCGGCGGCGAATGATCGGAAAGAATCGGCGACCACCATCAGCTTCTCCGGCACCGGCGCGGCTGCCTCTCCGGCGGGCTCTTTCATCTCATCGCTCACGGGGGATACAGACAGCCTTCAGCCTTCTCTCTCGTCGGGCTTCCAGATTACAAACCTCTCACAAGTTTCCTCCGCCGGCGGCCGGCCGCCGCTCTCCACGTCGTCGCTTAAACGGAAGTGCAATTCCATGGATGACGTCACCCTAAAATGCGGTAGCGCCGGTGGGTCCGCCTCTGGTCGTTGCCACTGTCCCAAGAAAAG gaaatcaaaggtgaaacgaATTGTAAGAGTCCCTGCAATTAGCTTGAAGATGGCTGATATCCCACCAGATGAATACTCATGGAGAAAATATGGTCAAAAGCCCATCAAGGGTTCCCCACATCCAAG GGGGTATTACAAGTGCAGTAGTGTAAGAGGATGCCCAGCGAGGAAGCATGTGGAGAGGGCATTGGATGATCCAACGATGCTGATTGTAACCTATGAAGGGGAGCACCACCATTCTCATTCCATCACTGACCCACCGCCGGCGATGATTCTCGAGTCATCTTAG
- the LOC116027589 gene encoding probable WRKY transcription factor 7 has translation MAVELMMGYGNDGFAVKIEETAVQEAATAGLKSVENLIRLLSNSPECGDGFSASVSETPPAEAEFQAAALANAAVTKFKKFISLLDRTRTGHARFRRGPVGNQAGLEGKKIDQEPEPEPAAPAADASEKPLSGSKIYCTTPIQRLPPLPHHHFVKNGSAANDRKESATTISFSGTGAAASPAGSFISSLTGXKKKKKKKKRKESEVGWVV, from the coding sequence ATGGCTGTGGAATTGATGATGGGTTATGGGAATGATGGATTTGCTGTGAAGATTGAGGAGACCGCCGTGCAGGAGGCGGCTACCGCTGGGTTAAAGAGCGTTGAGAATCTTATTAGGTTGCTTTCTAATTCGCCGGAGTGTGGGGATGGATTTTCTGCTTCGGTGTCGGAGACGCCGCCGGCGGAGGCGGAGTTCCAGGCGGCGGCGTTGGCTAACGCCGCCGTCACGAAGTTTAAGAAGTTTATTTCGTTGCTGGACCGGACCCGGACCGGGCATGCCCGGTTCAGGAGAGGGCCGGTTGGGAATCAGGCCGGGTTGGAAGGGAAGAAAATAGATCAGGAACCGGAACCAGAACCGGCGGCTCCGGCGGCCGATGCATCGGAAAAGCCGCTTAGTGGGTCGAAAATCTACTGCACAACGCCAATCCAACGGTTACCGCCGCTTCCCCACCACCACTTCGTGAAGAACGGATCGGCGGCGAATGATCGGAAAGAATCGGCGACCACCATCAGCTTCTCCGGCACCGGCGCGGCTGCCTCTCCGGCGGGCTCTTTCATCTCATCGCTCACGGGGGNaaaaaaaaaaaaaaaaaaaaaaaagagaaaagaatcCGAGGTGGGCTGGGTGGTTTGA